Proteins encoded by one window of Dermochelys coriacea isolate rDerCor1 chromosome 13, rDerCor1.pri.v4, whole genome shotgun sequence:
- the LOC119842262 gene encoding LOW QUALITY PROTEIN: ribonuclease-like (The sequence of the model RefSeq protein was modified relative to this genomic sequence to represent the inferred CDS: inserted 1 base in 1 codon): MAPRGPHPLLFLTLVLLAVCLAQLSEGATYPQFLTRQVDFPKTSAANDRLYCNCIMPRRGLNCPVCKPTNTFIHAPTGQVRAICSAQGGAXGCNLCDSNSHFHLTTCRVVPGSLLGCCIYRA, encoded by the exons ATGGCCCCAAGGGGACCCCACCCCTTGCTCTTCCTGACCCTGGTCCTGCTGGCCGTCTGCCTGGCCCAGCTCAGCGAAGGCGCCACCTACCCACAGTTCCTGACCCGACAGGTCGACTTCCCCAAGACCAGCGCTGCCAACGACCGGCTCTACTGCAACTGCATAATGCCACGCCGGGGCCTGAACTGCCCTGTCTGCAAACCCACCAACACCTTCATCCACGCCCCCACCGGCCAGGTCCGAGCCATCTGCAGCGCGCAGGGAGGTG ACGGATGCAACCTCTGCGACAGTAACTCACACTTCCATCTTACCACCTGCCGAGTGGTGCCCGGCTCCCTCCTGGGGTGCTGTATCTACAGGGCCTGA
- the LOC119841596 gene encoding ribonuclease-like, with protein MALRGTLPTLLLPLVLLVASLALAREESRYEKFLRQHVDTSNPSPLDARRYCNLLMRRRDMATAHKCKHLNTFIHSSADQIEPICGDGGEPAGGDLRLSEDLFPLTVCELQGGADPPNCDYSGSSSTSRIVIACVDGEPVHFERQVESQAGEENEL; from the coding sequence ATGGCCCTGAGGGGAACCCTCCCCACACTCCTGCTGCCCCTCGTCCTGCTGGTCGCCAGTCTGGCCCTGGCCCGAGAGGAGTCACGCTATGAAAAGTTCCTGAGGCAGCATGTAGACACCTCCAACCCCAGCCCTCTGGATGCCCGGCGCTACTGCAACCTCCTGATGCGGCGCCGGGACATGGCCACTGCCCACAAGTGCAAACACCTCAACACCTTCATTCACAGCAGCGCTGACCAGATCGAGCCCATCtgcggggatgggggggagccGGCAGGAGGAGACCTGCGCCTCAGTGAAGACCTCTTTCCCCTCACTGTCTGTGAGCTCCAAGGAGGAGCCGATCCCCCCAACTGTGACTACAGCGGGTCCAGTAGCACCAGCAGGATTGTCATTGCCTGCGTCGATGGGGAACCAGTCCACTTCGAGAGACAGGTTGAGagccaggcaggggaggagaatgAGCTGTGA
- the LOC119842407 gene encoding LOW QUALITY PROTEIN: ribonuclease-like (The sequence of the model RefSeq protein was modified relative to this genomic sequence to represent the inferred CDS: inserted 1 base in 1 codon; deleted 1 base in 1 codon): MWDGTSSSEGSQTQPRLTPVLGVSWKYPTIPQDNFLTPLTATAQPTMKKRMGPGLLLLIFLLLAYMAMARRETLYEKFQWQHVDTSRSWDHDSNRYCNLMMPRRNMTESSCKELNSFVHGVLAGVVAICGSEGTWHHGNFYYSNSPFRITDCQTTGASCWPRCIYRGVMSHNRICVTCTNSXPVHYALPSVCSGP; encoded by the exons ATGTGGGATGGTACCAGCAGCAGTGAAGGCAGTCAG acgcagccccGCTTGACTCCGGTCCTGGGAGTCAGctggaagtatcccacaattccacaGGACAACTTCCTTACTCCTCTCACAGCCACAGCTCAG CCAACAATGAAGAAAAGGATGGGTCCAGGCCTCCTGCTGCTGATTTTCCTCTTGCTGGCCTACATGGCCATGGCCAGGAGAGAGACGCTGTACGAGAAGTTCCAATGGCAGCATGTCGAcacctccaggagctgggatcaTGACTCCAACCGCTACTGCAACCTCATGATGCCGCGGAGGAACATGACGGAGTCCAGCTGCAAAGAGCTCAACAGCTTCGTCCACGGGGTGCTGGCGGGGGTAGTTGCCATCTGTGGCTCAGAGGGGACATGGCATCATGGGAACTTTTACTACAGCAACTCGCCCTTC CGGATCACAGACTGCCAGACCACAGGGGCATCCTGCTGGCCCCGCTGCATTTACAGGGGAGTCATGAGCCATAACAGAATTTGTGTCACCTGCACAAATA AGCCTGTGCACTATGCCCTGCCATCGGTATGCAGCGGCCCGTGA